The region ACTGGAAGTCAGCCCAGTCTAGGTCCCTGAGACACTGGAAGTCAGCCCGGTCTAGGTCCCTGAGACACTGGAAGTCAGCCCAGTCTAGGTCCCTGAGATACTGGAAGTCAGCCCAGTCTAGGTCCCTGAGACACTGGAAGTCAGCCCAGTCTAGGTCCCTGAGACACTGGAAGTTCGCCCGGTCTACATCCCTGAGACACTGGAAGTCAGCATGGTCTAGGTCCCTGAGACACTGGAAGTCAGCCCGGTCTAGGTCCCTGAGACACTGGAAGCTGCTTGGAGCATTAGTCAAACCAAATCCCATGATGTTGAATTCGaagtcaaatttatttatttttgaaaataaagaaCAGAAATATCTCATATATTcaagtattcagatcccttaTTTATAGAATGACGTATTCAGATCCCTTATTTATAGAATGAAGTATTCAGATCCATTATATATAGAATcaagtattcagatcccttaTATATAGAATcaagtattcagatcccttaTTTATATAATcaagtattcagatcccttaTTTACAGAATCGAGTATTCACATCCCTTATTTATAGAATCAAGTATTTAGATCCCTTATTTATAGAATCAAATATTCGGatcctttatttagaatttggtagatgcacctttggcagcaatcacagcttcaACTCTTCTTGTAAATGCCTCTAACAGCTTTGCATACCTGGATTTGGCAGTGTCTCCCATTCTTCACtatagatcctctcaagctctgtcagattagaAGGAAGTATCAGTGACctactatttttatttaataaaaccCCTTAAACATCATCAGTTGTCAGAAaacttatacagatacccaacCCGAAACGCCAAAGatcaaaacaacaataacaaatgcACAGGGGCCAGGGAAAAACTGCCTAGATGGTTTAAAACCAAGGAAGATACCTAGAGAGCAGCCAGACTTAGAGGTGGCCCATTTctcatgttcagatgaccagtaGGTCAGTAAATACAGATGGGCTGTGTGCAGAGTTTTTAGGCTGCATCCAGGACAGCTACAAAACCAgggggacaaggacagggacaaccaggtagGCTATGAGCAGTTACACCAGGAATCATCAGGTTGCTGGATTTGCAACACAACCAAGAttactttggacagggacagccaggAGTCATGAGGCGTGATctaggacagggacagccaggAGTCATGAGGCGTGATctaggacagggacagccaggAGTCATGAGGCGTGATctaggacagggacagccaggAGTCATGAGGCGTGATctaggacagggacagccaggAGTCATGAGGCGTGATctaggacagggacagccaggAGTCATGAGGCGTGATctaggacagggacagccaggAGTCATGAGGCGTGATctaggacagggacagccaggAGTCATGAGGCGTGATctaggacagggacagccaggAGTCATGAGGCGTGATCTAGGGGCTCAGGTCCTTCAAAGAGTCAAAAGGATACCAGAGGAAATAGAGAGAGCTTTTGTTGGATCAAAAACGATTCCTCAGCATATAATTCATAATGACCCTAGTCCCCCGCCACATAAGCGCATGCAGCGTAAACTATTGGGACTGAGATAGGACGGGCTGATTGGACAGTTTTCTTCAAGCACCACTCTTCGAGCGTTTTTGGTACTGCTTTCCAGAGATGCATAGGAAGGCTGTGATTGTACAGCATACTATCAATCACATTTGCAAGTCACAAATACAGTTTCCGTTTTATGTTTTCAATCCTGGAAAAATGCATAAATCCAGGCAGAATCTTCCGGTGGCCCGAAATGTTGCCGCCAATCGGCTGAGACCTCTGAATGTGTATACACACAATCGTTCTTGGTAAAAGAGCATGGTTGTAATATTGCCTGGAATAGCAATAAAAGACACTGTGATAGTGAATTATTTTAATTCCATTTCATGTTCCATTAGCACCATTGGCTACAGCAACACTGTAGATAAGCTGTGGAGTGgtttttccatctctccctctccaacaGAGCTATGTGTTCACCCTGTTGAGTAGGGTTAGAACAGACACCTCCCAACACGAAGCTGTCTGTCAGAATGGCACTTCAGAATAtgtcattaattaattagtGTTTTGTGGTGCTATTAAAGCACTCACATGCCCCATTTGGCTGAAGCCTTTCCTTTTAACACATTTAAACTACTCACTAAGGATCTCAATCCAATGTGCATCCAAGAAATGAATCCACAATAAAAATCCATGAAGCATATCCTCATGAAAGCAGTGAtacccccaaaaaacattcttAACAACCTAGCCTACTGTATGTAATTGGTTCAATTGGCCTATCATAGTCTAGTGTCCACTAAATTGTCACCGATTCCTATTTGCTTTGAGTTGCTTTAAGTGTTAAATTTAAAGACAGCACAGATACAGGTGTTTATTCAGATTTCTTCAGATCAGATTTCAGAATAGATCATTGCTAAATTGAAATTGTGGAATGGGTTAATAGCTCCGGCAGGTGTATTTTGAATCCAAACCCCATTAATCTGTACATCACAGCAGAAGTTACTGCTAAGTGTTGGTCAGTTGTCAGCAAGTTTATTATAGAACTTAAAGCAaacataattgttttcaaaGCCTTGTAACCACACCTCGGTCCCACGCACTAGAAATGATTTCGGCAAAGCCACTCTTCATATAATTAGGCTATATGCCTTTATTTTGGTTATAGCGTGATCAGAACTAAATGTTAACATCTTGGGTGCGTGACCTTCTCAGGGAGTACCAAAACCAAATTGGAAAGAATTTGAAAACTGTTCTGAGTGAAGTAATAACTATCCTTGGAACAGCACAAGGGCATCTGAATGGCCTCTACACTCTACTGCTCccattttctctgtctgtcctcaggAAGAGATGgattaaaacacacactcatttcaTACCATTAGGCAAGTTTTTATCAGTTTATTAATCAGAATAATGTACAGAAACATGTATTTGCTTTTTAATAAGGATATTCTATGTGGCTATGTGTGTTAATTGACTCCTCTGAAAAAAACATAACTGTTGCTGTAACTGGAATTATATTTTGCAGGCAAGTTAATGTAAGCATTGGCTGCATAATCTTGTAGTCATTCCACAAGGGAAGCATTCAGTTTGACAATATGTTCtgcataaaaatacatttacttagCATCAATAGGTTACAGTTAAAACACTGACAGAATATGTAGGATTCACAACGACTCAACACAACGACCCAACATTCACAATTATCAACCATTATCAACATGCCCTTGCTATTGCCCTTGGCCCTGATTGATTTGAGATGAAAGGGGAACTTATTCAAAACAGTATTGGTTTACATGCATATTTTCCAGGCATTTCAACACCATTAAGCTACTTTTATGCCTCTTCATCATGTGCCTCCACTAGAGATGAAAAGATTTGCCTTGTAGGCTGTAATTGTAGAGTTAATACCGATTTTCTGTGTCATTTTCCAAAAAGCTCTTGGAAAATGCTCTTCACTGCGTAGGCCTACTGATCCAAAATTCAGAGATGTGGTTGGTCTGTCTCCAGGCTAAGGAACATGAGACATGGACACTGCCTACACAGGAAAACACTTTCTTGCTCTCTGAAGTTTTGGTGACTTCAACGCCTGCGCATTGGGTATTAGTAGTGAGGAGAATTGTGAATGGGGGAGTATTATGGGTGTACAGTCACAAGTCGGACTTTGAGGAGCCAGGAAGTAAGAACCATGCAGCGCGACGGATAAAGTCGAGAGAGCGGGCGTTTGTTGTCAGTGGACGAGGATCACACGCTTGTAGGGTGAGAGGGAATTATAGCCAATTGCGAAATTGAGCCTAATCCATTGCTGTGACAGACTGTCCGCTCAGATAAAATTTGAGAGCTGGGAGAGCTCACGACCCTGCTTGGTTAGCATAAGGTAAATATTACATTAGCATATAACACACCCTTTACAAAAAGACGGAAGAGAATAAAAACGCGTTGCTGCTAGGTTTGTCTTGTTCACacgcaattaaaataaaagaaaattgatCAGCAAAGCTTCAAGATGCCTCGGGTGGTGCCGGATCAAAGGAGCAAGTTTGAAAACGAAGAGTTCTTCAGGAAACTAAGTCGGGAGTGTGAGGCAAGTCTATTCATTGGATACATTTTATCTGGTGACGGAAACAGTAGCTCATAAAGTAAAAAATGCACGGTGTTACTTTGTTACTACATTTTTGCGATGTTTGAAATCaatgttaattttatttgataaatgatttaatattaaaatgttcttgaaAATAGTGGAAGGAAACGGGtatgatgaaaatgtttggtttttgtttgttcaaCTCATCAGAATCGACCATCACCTCACTGCGCTTAATGGATGTTCTTTCAATGCACTTTCTCTTAGACAACATTTTGAGTAGCATATCATGTGAGGAATAAATGTTGTCATGATTAAAGCATTCACAATCGAGCATATTCATGTTGATAGTGTTTTAATCTTTAAGATTAACTTTGTTGATGCATTTGTTTCTTAATATTTTCAGATAAAATACACCGGGTTCCGAGACAGACCGCACGAGGAGAGGCAAGCCAGGTTTCAGAACGCTTGTAGGGACGGTCGCTCAGAAATAGTAAGTAATCCATTTCTGTGCGGCATGGGCTACATCTATTAACATATTATAATCAGACGTCATTACATGTGTAAATATTATTGCATAAATAGATTTAACAGACTTTTCACATCCCTCCTTTATTCTGTTGCAGTCAACACAAGAACTAGCACACaacattaaattcacaaaattagttttacattataatatcatCACTTTACAAAATCATCGGCCTGAGTATCAGGTGCCAAAGATAAGGATGAACGGCTGCCCGTCTTGATAGCCTATTGAGGGGAGCAATCCAACATGGCATCTGACTATGAATTAAGTCAGGACGGAGCTAAGCTGGAGGGCGGCCTGTGGCTACTTCAAAACGGTCCCTCTGCTCACTCCTGTTTCAGTCATCATCAtcaagatcttttttttttttgcagacgCTATTGTATGTACTATTAGTAAGTAAAATGCATATGTGCGCCGAATACGTTTATATTTGTAACATTTCAATCTTGAGTCGTATTTCTTTAAATGCACATTCAGATCAAGTATTTTATCTATATTATATTCTTAcagattattatatattttcagatgtaaagatacaaatatatattaattataatataatttacaCTAGGGCTATTCTAATTTCTATTGTTCTGAGTATTTTGAATACAAAGGGCAATTGGTTTTAAATTATCATCACACCTATAATGGTTGTATatagtaaataaatacaaacgGTCTTTGTAAATTCAAGCAGGCAAAATAGGTTTACACAATGTGGGCTATGTTGCTGTACAGTAGATTTAGTAATTGAATGgtaatacaataatattttgtgTTAATATATTGCATGCATTCTCCCTGGGTTTAGTCATATATTCAATGAAAACAATAGAAAACATTGTTTCTATTTAAAGCCCAGCTGGTAAATTCCATAGCATCAACCAAGCACATGCAGGGTGGACTCACTAGAAAGCCAAATAATGTATAAAAACCtgatttaataaatgaaacatAATTCCAAATAAATCATCTAGACCCTGCATCATTAGTGTCTGGGCAGGGTCggcttaaaaaaatattattgattttcttcctctgtctttcttacTGTATTCCTatgtttctctccatctttgtGCCATTCTTTTCTAAAAATCACCTCTATATATCCCAGTATTCCAATGGGGAGTGTTGGTAAAATAGAATCAGATGTGCGTAACTCTATACTTCAAATAGAGAAAATGATGGCTTGTGTTTTTTCCCTTCATTCTCTGCGTGTTGGGAGCACAGGACCTGGCTCCAGGCACTCGCGTCTCTGATGTGAAGAAGAACTGACGGGCTGCATAATTTATGTCCGGGCCCAGTGTTCTGATCGTGTTTCTATTGATTTCCCTCTAAAAGGCTTTTGTGGCGACGGGCACCAACCTCTCACTGCAGTTCTTCCCAGCCAACTTGCACGGAGAGCAGAGGCAGGCGCCCACACGAGAATATGTGGACTTTGAACGGGAGACGGGAAAGGTAATCCTGACAtctctcttttcccttctcTTTACTGCTCCCTCTAATCTAATCTTTTCATCTCTTTTGAGATGGGATTTAGCTgaaccttttaaaaatgtattttttctcaaatatgACACTTTTTCCCCCCCTGACATTTCTGTACATTCTTCAAACTCATGAAACCACACACTAATGATCTGTAAATAACTTGGTATGGGCGTCTAAGTATTCCTTGCATTTTTCACTGAAAGTTGAGGTTTAATCTCACGACAGTCTGATTGAATCCAGGCTGTTGATTCAGATTGATATGTTCACTGGGTGGGATAAACCCCAGGCTTTCCGTAATGATATGTTATTGCTTCACGCGGAGCACACTAAACATCACACTGCCCTGCCGCCCACTGAAAACCCCACCCATCTTCTCAATGAAACATTTCGCAGTTTctccttttgtttctttttaacaTGCCTATTTTTCTCATATTTTTCCCAAGTCATTGAACACACAACTTCAGTGGCCTTTCCACGGATTGTGACAAGGCTCCAACCATATAAAATACAACGCTATAGCCATTATTTTCTAAGGGACATGCAGTAGAGTAGTATTACTACTGTCATTATTTATAACAGTTTTTCATACCCTTCTCGAAATCTACACCATATCAATGAAACCCAGACTTCTCACATAAAACTAAACATTATGCCCAAAATAATACCCATACCCTCAAAAGTCACGCAAAAGCACCACACACTGGTGAGAGGAATTGAAAACACTATTATAAAGGTATTAATAAACTGATAACCATACCATGTTCAAAAAATGATTTTTGCACTTTGCAtgatataatacattataaGTGATGTCTAGAGAGAATGCCgaagtgtacagaaaatacaaaaacgCCATATTTGTTCATTTCTGTGGGGGTTTCGCACTGTAACACTTGACATTTCACCTAAGAAGTCTTGAGGGGAACCagcatttaaacagcaatagtATTGGTCTACTATAGACATAGAAAAGACATGGTTATTCTGCTTCATCATCTTGTCTTTGACCAGCGCCAAAGATCTTCTCAGGCTATATTTTCTGACGGTCTGTAGACCGTAAAAAATGCCCTTGTCTTGAATTATACTTCTTGACTGGATTTTTCTAAACATATAAGGTTGTTTTAAAACAACCATGTTCACTGTGAGTAGTTCTTAGACCTCAGAAATCAAGTGTGGTTTATCACCATCAACTGATTTCTCTCAAATCTACAAAAAGAAGAAGTGTATATTATAGAATTGGAATACAAGTCTCATGTAATTTTCCTGTACTGTCCTGCGTGTGCTAATGCATACAGTGTACAGAAACGGCTCAGGTTTAGCTGTACTCTCAGCTGAGCTTCCCTCACTGTCATATCCTGTACAAGGACATAGTGAAGGAcaaaaattaaatgaaagatcattgttcctcttcctctccctcatccACTTCTTATCAATCCTCTGCCAATGTCTCTGATGTTGGTATCCATTGATCCAAAACACAGGTGACCTGTGGCCTTTTTTGTTCATGCCAAGATCCTGATTGCTTGTTGTCTAATTATGCTTGTTAGTGTTTACACCTCGGCAAAAAGTTTTATAATCAAATGGCATTATTTACAAAGTTCTATACAGTAGTATTGGTATACTATAGTCATTATTTAGTAAGTTGCATGCAGTAGTGTTGTTATACTACAATCATTTTGTAATAAGTTACATACAGTAGTGTTGGTATACTATAATCATTTAGTAAGTTATATGCAATAGTATTGGTATACTATAGTCATTTAATAAGTTATATGCAATAGTATTGGTATACTATAATCATTAATTAGTAAGTTACAAAGAGTAGTATATTGTCATACTATATTCATTATTCAGTAAGTTGCACACAGTAGTATTGTCATACTATATTCATTATTCAGTAAGTTGTACACAGTAGTATTGGTATATTGAAAATTATACTCAAAATCATATCATGTGgcataaaatatgaaacattcCCCTATAATCATTATTTAGTACGTTACAGTACTGTTAAACTTTAGTCATTATTTAATAAGTTACAAGTACATCTAGCAGGATGAGTAGTCATTGTCTTGTAAGTGACAGTATTATTAGTATACTGTAGTCTTGTAGTTCTACTGTCCTAACAGCCTACACAGCCAGGTTCTGGTCCTCCTGTGATTTTGACAGAACTACAGGTCAGGGTGTCAGAATTATGAAAACCCACAGGACTGTCTCTTTGTCCTGCCAACTCTTCGTGTCACTGTACAACCCAATAAAGTggttaattaatttattatctaAACCATTAAAACCGCTGACTGATGCATCCCTCCCATTCTCCCCGGAGAGCTCAATTAAACAAGGAAAGTGTCTTACGTTGTACAAAGATGACCCGCAACTAGAGCACTTTAAAATCCTTTTTAACCCGTTTAGATGTGGACCGTTAATGCTGCCATTGTTCCTGGACACCGTTGTTTTCACAGTGTTATGAAGGTGCAGCATTTAGAAGGATGGTACTTTTggttcttgttttgtttgtgtattaaTTTGCCCCCCTGGAGGCCTCGTGGCTGTTGCTCTCTGTGCAGTGTGCCAGAGGATCCTGTTCATGGACAGTGCCTCGCTGAAATGTGCTCATTAAAAATGCATCCGTGGGAAATCGATGGACCTTTCGGGCCAAGGCTGACGAACTAATCTTTGcctgttaattatttaaaaaggcgTGACGGGGAGTTGTCAAGCGTGCCGAGCGCTTTCCAAATGAAGCGCTGTGTGCCTGGGGTGGGGCCTGGTGGTTATCCTATCCCTATCACCTCCAGCCAACGAATGGCCATGCAGCTTTAATGAGCCCTGGGccctctgctcctccacatccaaAATAAACTGTATGGAGCTCCCAACATTACCCCAACAATCCTACCACTGTCAGTctacacacggacacacacacacacacatgggttGCGTTTTGCACTTTTTTCACAATGCTTTGTAGTCATCAGTGGTCTTCATTTAAGGAGTGAACCCCGAGACAGCTGTTTCTCCCCTGCTACTTATCTTGAGGAACTGGTGTGGAACTTGGAGAACTGTGATCTCCCTCCTCCAACCCTTCCAGCCTTTCTCCCTGCTGACCAGTGGACTGTCAGACCGGAGAAAACCTCTGCTCTTAATTAACCTGATTGTTAACCTTTTACACAAACCCATCTTACACTACCTGGCCAGGACGCGTCAATAAACTGAACGGGAAGCCCAAAGGATGTAGTGAGAGTGTGGCTGTGGTGTCAGAAGAGGAAATATTCCTGAAATTATCCATGTTGCTCTATCAGTTTAATCGACTAAACAATTCTTAAATAAAAGAGATACTTTAGAGGTAAAATGCTGAAGCGTTTAATGAAGCTAGTGGAACATGCAATGTATGATTTGGCAAGTCTGGGCCTAGATATTTTCATAAGGAAACTGTCCAGGTTGTCTCTGTATGTATGGTATGATTCCCCTATGGTCGGTAGAAGTGTGAGGTCTATAAAGAGCATAATGCACACAGCTCTCTCCTCACTGCTGCCCAGTGCCAACACAGAGTAGGGAGCAGATGAATAGGGAGCAGTTAGAGTAATCTTTCCATGAAAAACGAATGATTTTATAGGTCTTTCTGTTTCTGATTGATGGAGTCAGAACCAACCACAGCCCAGCGTGAGGCAAGGGATTTTGTCTTTCcttgtctcttcctctgtctccgtctcacactctgtctcttcttctgtctctgtttcactctctgtctcttcttctgtctctgtttcactctttgtctcttcttctgtctctgtttcactctctgtttcactcGCTGTCTCTTCTTTTGTCTccgtctcactctgtctcttcttctgtctctgtttcactctctggctcttcttctgtctctgtttcactctctgtctcttcttctgtctccgtctcactctgtctcttcttctgtctctgtctcactctgtctcttcttctgtcttcgtgtccctctctgtctcttcttctgtctctgtttcactctctgtctcttcttctgtttctgtttcactctctgtctcttcttctgtctccgtctcactctgtctcttcttCTGTCTTCGTGTCACTATCTgtctcttcttctgtctctgtttcactctctgtctcttcttctgtttctgtttcactctctgtctcttcttctgtctccgtctcactctgtctcttcttctgtctccatctcactctgtctcttcttctgtctctgtctcactcattgtctcttcttctgtctctgtttcactctctgtttcactcgctgtctcttcttctgtctccgtctcactctctgtctcttcttctgtctctgtctcactctctgtctcactctcggtctctttttctgtctcactcactgtctcttcttctgtctctgtctcactctctgtcttactctctgtctcttcttctgtctccGTCTCACTCCgtctcttcttctgtctccgtctctctctctttctctcagcctctgtctctcttgttctctctctgtctctctttttgtctctcgtTTCTCTCTCATGCACGGGGGTAAAAACTATTGCGTTCCTCCGCCCCCTGGCCcactcccactcctcctcctccctccttatTTGAAAACACAGGCGGTGCCAGGGAAACGGGGCCAGTTTAAACTTGGCCGCTGGCGGGGGACAGTAGTATTATGTGAGTGGGGCGGTGATCCCTTCTCCACTGGAGCCCCTGCAGTAGAGCTTAAGTACAGGCTCCGAGTGTCACTACAGGCTAATGGGAAGCAGCTGTGTGGGAGGTTAATTTTAGCGATAGTTAGCAGGGCCCAGGGAGGAGCCCTTAACCCTGTCCCAGCCAGGGCCTCCTGGTACTGGACCGCCTCGTATCGGGTCACTGATCAGTTCAAACAACCCTCATTCATGATCAAACTCCAAATTCAATATTACGGTTTGTTATCCTAACCCCTTGGATCTTCTGAATCCCCTGAAGAACATTTGACCAGTTCGATATTAAACCGATGACTTGTAAAACACAGTTTCTCCTGAATACATTAAAGGCCCGGACGATAGTTAACGGTGGCTTCAGGAGTGCGTCAGCTTGAAGCAGAAATGAATACACAGCATCGTACTGTTCTAAAGTCACAGAGCAGAACAGGAAGTTGAATAACTGCCACAGCAACTTTGAGAGAAGACCAGCAGAGCAGAGTCCTTAACGCTGATCCTCTTACTGTTACAGGAAGCAGAAGTGCAGAGTGTTTTAGTGCTACAGAGGAGGGGGATGATTCACTGTCTCAGTCAGTTACTCATCTGGTCCACGTGTAGTCAGATTAACCCAGACATTGGCTCAGAAAGGCAGGGGGTCTCTGATGAGCGCCCCTCTATCGGTGCTTTGCTGTTATGGAATGTCATGGATACTGATAACTCAGCCTTGGGATTGTGGGTTAATTCTTTGGCCTAAGCGGAAAAGCTCTA is a window of Esox lucius isolate fEsoLuc1 chromosome 19, fEsoLuc1.pri, whole genome shotgun sequence DNA encoding:
- the cbfb gene encoding core-binding factor subunit beta isoform X1; the encoded protein is MPRVVPDQRSKFENEEFFRKLSRECEIKYTGFRDRPHEERQARFQNACRDGRSEIAFVATGTNLSLQFFPANLHGEQRQAPTREYVDFERETGKVYLKAPMILNGVCVIWKGWIDLQRLDGMGCLEYDEERAQHEDALAQAAFEEARRRTRDFEDRDRSHREDLEPRRQQDPSPGTNMGNNAGDHKLR
- the cbfb gene encoding core-binding factor subunit beta isoform X2, with the protein product MPRVVPDQRSKFENEEFFRKLSRECEIKYTGFRDRPHEERQARFQNACRDGRSEIAFVATGTNLSLQFFPANLHGEQRQAPTREYVDFERETGKVYLKAPMILNGVCVIWKGWIDLQRLDGMGCLEYDEERAQHEDALAQAAFEEARRRTRDFEDRDRSHREDLEDPVASKIWD